The following are from one region of the Lytechinus variegatus isolate NC3 chromosome 4, Lvar_3.0, whole genome shotgun sequence genome:
- the LOC121414062 gene encoding uncharacterized protein LOC121414062 → MLTRTLRLGALRIGRILSCKSRFWPSLALVTIVLYLIGSLSFMLQDKSLSSLGFVHNSDTKLRELLDLPSLRDQPPSSCKAKIKVIDDQALGDGCFFRDRIHCDGMPTINSAFVDVVDSNVVFIGTHFQNDSWINDTFLCEFPDGNVSMVDPLIVDDRSMGAQPQYVFVMTCLVPAIYLTSFLPHDLPTKLEVDLIKLSTPVQSYRNIPLCKAGWNKVHYVSICTMVNNVDEYFEDWLLYYRYMGIDHVYVYDNSKDGTLVGVLDRFISLGFVTIIPWAHTFTPTKTYLEVQIAHENDCLWRHRHDTDWILKIDVDEFMQPMFEAPTRLVDFLHGFEEKLPPSVGIVRVRNWFFSRPSSNVSKAIMSGNSVIERNPWRSPEPTREGRGREKCFIRPQWVHYFKIHAMKLGGDSVTLNPYTEIRLAHYRSENPRHRNFHIHKFIPDDSMVKLWKAINRWVLFTKDRVVVYGYRKHRYIT, encoded by the coding sequence ATGCTCACCAGGACACTTCGTTTAGGTGCTCTCCGCATTGGAAGAATTTTATCATGTAAGTCGAGGTTTTGGCCCTCCCTTGCTCTAGTGACTATCGTGCTTTATCTCATTGGATCATTGTCATTCATGCTTCAGGACAAATCTTTATCAAGTCTAGGCTTTGTACATAATTCCGATACAAAGCTCAGGGAACTGCTGGATTTACCAAGTCTCAGGGACCAACCGCCGTCGTCTTGCAAAGCTAAGATAAAGGTGATCGACGATCAGGCTTTGGGAGACGGTTGCTTCTTCCGTGATCGTATACATTGCGACGGCATGCCGACAATCAATTCCGCTTTTGTAGACGTGGTCGATAGTAACGTCGTGTTTATCGGCACTCACTTCCAGAATGATTCGTGGATCAACGATACATTCCTTTGCGAATTTCCCGATGGCAATGTATCGATGGTAGATCCTTTGATTGTTGATGATCGCAGCATGGGTGCACAGCCGCAGTATGTCTTCGTCATGACCTGCCTGGTGCCGGCGATCTACCTCACCTCTTTCTTACCGCATGATCTTCCAACCAAGCTTGAGGTGGACCTCATCAAACTCTCAACTCCGGTTCAAAGCTATCGCAACATACCACTCTGTAAAGCCGGATGGAATAAAGTCCATTATGTATCCATTTGTACGATGGTCAATAACGTTGATGAATACTTTGAAGATTGGTTGTTGTATTACCGTTACATGGGGATCGACCATGTGTATGTGTATGACAATTCTAAAGATGGAACATTGGTAGGAGTTCTCGATCGCTTCATCAGCCTTGGATTCGTCACCATAATCCCTTGGGCGCATACTTTCACACCGACAAAGACATACCTCGAGGTCCAAATCGCTCATGAAAACGACTGCCTTTGGCGACATCGACACGACACGGACTGGATCCTTAAAATCGACGTCGATGAATTTATGCAGCCGATGTTCGAGGCACCCACCAGACTGGTCGATTTCCTGCACGGGTTTGAAGAAAAGCTACCGCCATCGGTGGGCATCGTCCGCGTTCGGAACTGGTTCTTTTCGCGTCCGTCGTCGAACGTTAGCAAGGCGATCATGTCGGGAAATTCTGTCATCGAGAGAAATCCTTGGCGGAGTCCCGAACCGACTCGAGAAGGGCGTGGTCGCGAAAAGTGTTTCATCCGTCCCCAATGGGTGCATTACTTCAAGATACACGCCATGAAACTCGGCGGTGACAGTGTGACTTTGAATCCCTATACTGAAATACGACTTGCACATTACAGAAGTGAGAATCCAAGGCATCGAAATTTTCACATTCACAAATTCATCCCGGATGATAGCATGGTGAAATTATGGAAGGCAATAAATAGATGGGTCCTTTTCACCAAGGACAGGGTAGTTGTCTACGGTTATAGGAAACACAGATATATAACATGA
- the LOC121414061 gene encoding probable tubulin polyglutamylase TTLL2 yields the protein MLSENHGCASPSNTKPLIFRINENGVGPEVVRDVLLDRGWEEFVEGEMEEFDWNLWWRTSRFRLCDYTDLMPWQRLNHFPKTIAITKKDTLARNMRRMKGVYGSAVFNFTPNGFNLPNDYTKFVAEYSKRQQTDKESGKKTLWICKPADMSRGRGIFIFKDLSDLTYDCSAVAQRYITNPLLIGGYKFDLRIYVLVTSFNPLHIYMYQEGIVRFSTEKFDLSSLGNMFCHLTNTSINKLGPSYTAHKEGVGPGCKWSLTMLRNYFNQQGINDEVIWQRICNIVTLTMLAQAPTVPKSPGCVELFGYDILIDDNLKPWLLEVNFSPALGLDCTVDHNVKRPLINDILDLMHFEEGDENRGGEKFVKLKQKQVYNSNRHSFLMPSKRGVIPKSAVRDKPILGPVGKVNKAGSKSSLSKVSSRSRVTSGAKLAPITKGSVQKVPSNSAGKKHLAEDAEEDYDDEIRAACKRTPSEVSLQDSKSSQDEQLCNEPNSSQSNKSGNGIQNILPSLEDARKQLDSRRELIRSQQRKRTPLSSPRRRPSSNSLGNPSSIELDGGRVEALSSMSLSKSQSQLHPPSRGSCSTEPTQSNQYAKTSRKGGVLPSGNSQGSSLDHAQLKKKSALTKPLTSRTGLKMGARDGPPSIMRTEQGVQGSKAKSSMTPPQRVGDFVLTFPFNEATRRASAPSLDIRTIIKETQKTLRRTICKAQSSKQLTRGLLREKQVSGGSVKQEREVTVQWTPLISQPVMSGEG from the coding sequence atgtTGTCTGAGAATCATGGCTGTGCTTCTCCAAGCAACACAAAGCCACTAATTTTCAGAATCAACGAGAATGGCGTGGGACCTGAAGTGGTACGCGATGTCCTTCTGGATAGGGGATGGGAGGAGTTTGTGGAGGGTGAGATGGAAGAATTTGACTGGAACCTGTGGTGGCGCACCAGCCGCTTTCGCCTCTGCGACTATACAGACCTGATGCCATGGCAACGCTTGAACCACTTCCCAAAGACCATTGCTATCACCAAGAAGGACACCCTAGCAAGGAATATGAGACGGATGAAGGGTGTGTATGGGTCAGCAGTCTTCAATTTCACTCCAAATGGATTCAACCTGCCCAACGACTACACCAAGTTTGTTGCAGAGTACTCCAAAAGGCAGCAAACGGATAAGGAATCTGGCAAGAAAACTTTGTGGATATGCAAACCCGCTGACATGTCCAGGGGGCGTGGCATCTTCATCTTCAAAGACCTATCTGACCTGACCTATGACTGCAGTGCAGTTGCCCAGAGGTACATCACCAACCCCCTTCTCATAGGAGGCTACAAGTTTGACCTTCGCATTTATGTCCTGGTAACCAGCTTCAACCCTTtgcatatctacatgtaccagGAAGGGATTGTTCGATTCAGCACAGAGAAGTTTGATCTGTCTTCTTTAGGGAATATGTTTTGCCACTTGACAAATACAAGCATCAACAAGCTAGGCCCTTCTTACACTGCTCATAAGGAAGGTGTAGGACCTGGCTGCAAGTGGAGTCTCACTATGCTTAGGAACTACTTCAATCAACAAGGTATCAATGATGAGGTCATCTGGCAGAGGATATGCAACATTGTAACATTGACCATGCTGGCTCAAGCACCTACAGTGCCCAAGTCTCCTGGATGTGTGGAATTGTTTGGTTATGACATTCTAATTGACGATAATCTCAAGCCGTGGCTGCTTGAAGTAAACTTCAGTCCTGCGTTAGGACTGGACTGCACTGTGGATCATAACGTCAAGAGACCACTTATCAATGATATTCTAGACCTCATGCATTTTGAAGAGGGAGATGAGAATCGCGGAGGGGAGAAGTTTGTGAAgctcaaacaaaaacaagtttacAACTCAAATAGACACAGCTTTCTCATGCCAAGCAAGAGAGGGGTTATACCTAAGTCTGCAGTGAGAGATAAACCTATTCTTGGTCCTGTAGGTAAAGTCAACAAAGCTGGGTCTAAATCATCCCTCTCTAAAGTTTCTTCAAGGAGTAGAGTTACGAGCGGTGCCAAGCTAGCCCCTATCACCAAGGGCAGTGTTCAGAAGGTTCCTTCAAATTCAGCAGGTAAAAAACACTTAGCAGAGGACGCAGAGGAGGACTATGATGATGAGATAAGGGCTGCTTGCAAGCGAACACCTAGTGAAGTAAGCTTACAGGATTCCAAATCATCACAAGATGAGCAGTTGTGCAATGAACCCAATAGCTCTCAGTCAAATAAGTCTGGCAATGGCATTCAGAATATTCTGCCAAGTCTGGAGGATGCCCGAAAGCAACTGGACAGTAGGAGGGAGTTGATACGTAGTCAGCAACGAAAGCGCACTCCCCTTTCATCGCCTCGTCGGAGACCCTCATCCAACTCCCTTGGTAATCCTTCCTCCATTGAACTTGATGGTGGCAGAGTGGAGGCATTATCTAGCATGTCTCTGAGCAAGTCGCAGAGTCAACTGCATCCACCTTCCAGAGGGTCATGCAGCACGGAACCTACGCAAAGCAATCAATACGCAAAGACGTCCAGGAAAGGTGGCGTCCTTCCATCAGGCAACTCGCAGGGATCATCTTTAGATCATGCACAGTTGAAGAAAAAATCTGCCCTGACAAAACCCTTGACATCCAGAACTGGTTTGAAGATGGGGGCCAGAGATGGTCCACCATCAATCATGAGAACTGAACAAGGTGTGCAAGGTTCCAAGGCAAAGTCTTCAATGACACCCCCTCAAAGAGTTGGTGACTTTGTTTTGACTTTTCCATTCAACGAAGCGACACGCCGTGCCAGTGCTCCATCTCTTGATATCCGTACGATCATCAAGGAGACCCAGAAGACGCTTCGGAGGACCATCTGCAAGGCTCAGTCCAGTAAGCAGTTGACTCGAGGCTTGTTGCGGGAAAAGCAAGTTTCTGGTGGAAGCGTCAAGCAAGAGAGGGAAGTTACAGTACAGTGGACCCCTCTGATATCGCAACCAGTTATGAGCGGAGAAGGTTGA